One Tolypothrix bouteillei VB521301 DNA window includes the following coding sequences:
- the psaB gene encoding photosystem I core protein PsaB — MATKFPKFSQDLAQDPTTRRIWYAMAMGNDFESHDGMTEENLYQRIFATHFGHVAIIFLWASSLLFHVAWQGNFEQWIKDPLHIRPIAHAIWDPQFGKPAIEAFTQAGASNPVNIAYSGVYHWWYTIGMRTNNDLYQGSVFLLILAAVFLFAGWLHLQPKFRPSLAWFKSAEPRLNHHLAGLFGVSSLAWTGHLVHVAIPESRGQHVGWDNFLTTLPHPAGLQPFFTGNWGVYASNPDTANHIFGTSQGAGTAILTFLGGFHPQTESLWLTDMAHHHLAIAVIFIIAGHMYRTNFGIGHSIKEMLNAKTFFGAKTEGQFNLPHQGLYDTYNNSLHFQLSIHLAALGTITSLVAQHMYSIPPYAFIAKDYTTQAALYTHHQYIAVFLMLGAFAHAAIFWVRDYDPEQNKGNVLDRVLKHKEAIISHLSWVSLFLGFHTLGLYVHNDVVVAFGTPEKQILIEPVFAQFIQASHGKVLYGLNVLLSNPDSIASTAWPNYGNVWLPGWLGAINNGTNSLFLTIGPGDFLVHHAFALAIHTTVLVLVKGALDARGSKLMPDKKDFGYAFPCDGPGRGGTCDISAWDAFYLATFWALNTVGWVTFYWHWKHLGIWQGNVAQFNESSTYLMGWFRDYLWANSAQLINGYNPYGMNNLSVWAWMFLFGHLIWATGFMFLISWRGYWQELIETLVWAHERTPLANLVRWKDKPVALSIVQARLVGLAHFAVGYVFTYAAFLIASTAGKFG, encoded by the coding sequence ATGGCAACAAAATTTCCAAAATTTAGCCAGGATCTCGCCCAAGACCCGACGACACGTCGGATCTGGTATGCGATGGCTATGGGAAATGATTTTGAAAGCCACGATGGCATGACGGAAGAAAATCTTTACCAAAGGATTTTCGCAACTCACTTCGGTCACGTGGCGATCATTTTCCTGTGGGCATCAAGCCTGCTGTTCCACGTAGCTTGGCAAGGTAACTTTGAACAGTGGATTAAAGACCCTCTTCATATCCGTCCCATAGCCCACGCAATTTGGGACCCACAGTTTGGGAAACCAGCAATAGAAGCATTTACCCAAGCAGGGGCTAGCAATCCAGTAAACATCGCGTACTCAGGTGTTTACCACTGGTGGTACACCATCGGTATGCGGACGAACAACGACCTGTATCAAGGTTCCGTGTTCCTCCTCATATTGGCAGCAGTATTCCTGTTCGCTGGTTGGTTGCACTTACAACCCAAGTTCCGCCCCAGCTTAGCTTGGTTTAAGAGCGCAGAACCCCGTTTGAACCACCACTTGGCAGGTTTGTTCGGTGTGAGCTCCCTAGCTTGGACAGGTCACTTGGTACACGTAGCTATCCCCGAATCACGCGGACAGCACGTAGGTTGGGATAACTTCCTGACAACCCTGCCCCACCCTGCAGGTTTGCAACCTTTCTTCACAGGAAACTGGGGAGTATACGCTTCTAACCCCGATACGGCGAACCACATCTTTGGCACGTCTCAAGGTGCGGGAACTGCAATTCTGACTTTCTTAGGTGGCTTCCATCCGCAAACAGAGTCCCTGTGGCTGACGGATATGGCACACCACCACTTGGCGATCGCAGTGATCTTCATCATCGCCGGTCATATGTACCGTACCAACTTTGGTATCGGTCACAGCATCAAAGAAATGCTCAACGCCAAGACCTTCTTTGGCGCAAAGACAGAAGGTCAGTTCAACCTGCCCCACCAAGGATTGTACGACACATACAACAATTCCTTGCACTTCCAGTTGTCCATTCACCTGGCAGCGCTAGGAACAATTACCTCCTTGGTAGCGCAGCACATGTATTCCATTCCTCCTTATGCGTTTATCGCTAAGGACTACACAACTCAAGCAGCGCTGTACACGCACCATCAGTACATTGCTGTCTTCTTAATGCTAGGTGCTTTCGCTCACGCAGCTATCTTCTGGGTACGTGACTACGATCCAGAGCAAAACAAAGGCAACGTGCTCGATCGCGTACTCAAGCACAAAGAAGCCATCATCTCTCACCTGAGCTGGGTATCCCTGTTCTTGGGTTTCCACACCTTAGGTTTGTACGTCCACAATGACGTAGTGGTTGCCTTCGGTACCCCCGAAAAGCAAATTTTGATTGAACCGGTGTTCGCACAGTTCATTCAAGCTTCTCACGGGAAAGTCCTGTACGGCTTGAATGTTCTCTTGTCGAATCCAGACAGTATTGCTTCGACTGCTTGGCCGAACTACGGTAACGTATGGTTACCAGGCTGGTTGGGTGCAATCAACAATGGCACAAACTCATTGTTCTTAACAATTGGACCTGGAGACTTCCTCGTTCACCATGCTTTTGCCCTAGCAATCCACACCACCGTTCTCGTATTGGTGAAAGGTGCTTTGGATGCTCGCGGTTCCAAGCTGATGCCCGATAAGAAGGACTTCGGTTACGCATTCCCTTGCGACGGTCCGGGTCGTGGCGGTACTTGCGACATCTCCGCTTGGGACGCTTTCTACCTGGCAACATTCTGGGCACTCAATACAGTGGGTTGGGTCACCTTCTACTGGCATTGGAAGCACTTAGGAATTTGGCAAGGCAACGTTGCACAATTTAACGAGTCATCCACATACCTGATGGGTTGGTTCCGCGATTACCTCTGGGCAAACTCCGCTCAGTTAATCAACGGCTACAATCCATACGGCATGAACAACCTGTCGGTTTGGGCTTGGATGTTCCTGTTTGGACATTTGATTTGGGCAACAGGTTTCATGTTCCTCATCTCTTGGAGAGGTTACTGGCAAGAGTTGATTGAAACCTTGGTTTGGGCACACGAGCGGACTCCATTGGCGAACCTAGTTCGCTGGAAAGACAAGCCCGTTGCTCTGTCCATCGTTCAAGCTCGCTTGGTAGGTTTGGCACACTTCGCAGTGGGTTACGTCTTCACCTACGCCGCGTTCTTGATTGCTTCGACTGCAGGTAAGTTCGGTTGA
- the psaB gene encoding photosystem I core protein PsaB produces the protein MATKFPKFSQDLAQDPTTRRIWYAMAMGNDFESHDGMTEENLYQRIFATHFGHVAIIFLWASSLLFHVAWQGNFEQWIKDPLHIRPIAHAIWDPQFGKPAIEAFTQAGASNPVNIAYSGVYHWWYTIGMRTNNDLYVGSVFLLVLSAIFLFAGWLHLQPKFRPSLVWFKSAEPRLNHHLAGLFGVSSLAWTGHLVHVAIPESRGQHVGWDNFLTVLPHPAGLQPFFTGNWGAYASNPDTANHIFGTSQGAGTAILTFLGGFHPQTESLWLTDMAHHHLAIAVIFIIAGHMYRTNFGIGHSIKEMLNAKTFFGAKTEGQFNLPHQGLYDTYNNSLHFQLSIHLAALGTITSLVAQHMYSIPPYAFIAKDYTTQAALYTHHQYIAVFLMLGAFAHAAIFWVRDYDPEQNKGNVLDRVLKHKEAIISHLSWVSLFLGFHTLGLYVHNDVVVAFGTPEKQILIEPVFAQFIQASHGKVLYGLNTLLSNPESVASTAGAPWLPGWVDAINNGTNSLFLTIGPGDFLVHHAFALAIHTTVLVLVKGALDARGSKLMPDKKDFGYAFPCDGPGRGGTCDISAWDAFYLATFWALNTVGWVTFYWHWKHLGIWQGNVAQFNESSTYLMGWFRDYLWANSAQLINGYNPYGMNNLSVWAWMFLFGHLIWATGFMFLISWRGYWQELIETLVWAHERTPLANIVRWKDKPVALSIVQARLVGLAHFTVGYVFTYAAFLIASTAGKFG, from the coding sequence ATGGCAACAAAATTTCCAAAATTTAGCCAAGACCTCGCACAGGACCCGACGACGCGTCGGATCTGGTATGCGATGGCTATGGGAAATGATTTTGAAAGCCATGACGGTATGACGGAAGAAAATCTTTATCAAAGGATTTTCGCAACTCATTTCGGTCACGTGGCGATCATTTTCCTGTGGGCATCAAGCCTGCTGTTCCACGTAGCTTGGCAAGGTAACTTTGAACAGTGGATTAAAGACCCCCTTCATATCCGTCCTATCGCCCACGCAATTTGGGACCCGCAGTTTGGGAAACCAGCAATAGAAGCATTTACCCAAGCAGGGGCTAGCAATCCAGTAAACATCGCGTACTCAGGTGTTTACCACTGGTGGTATACCATCGGTATGCGGACGAACAACGACCTGTATGTAGGTTCGGTGTTCTTGTTGGTTCTATCAGCAATCTTTTTGTTCGCTGGTTGGTTGCACCTACAACCCAAGTTCCGTCCCAGCTTAGTTTGGTTTAAGAGCGCAGAACCCCGTTTGAACCACCACTTGGCAGGTTTGTTCGGTGTGAGTTCTCTGGCTTGGACAGGTCACTTGGTACACGTAGCTATTCCCGAATCACGCGGACAGCACGTAGGTTGGGATAACTTCCTGACTGTTCTGCCTCACCCCGCAGGTTTGCAACCTTTCTTTACAGGAAACTGGGGAGCATACGCTTCTAATCCCGATACGGCGAACCACATCTTTGGCACGTCTCAAGGTGCGGGAACTGCAATTCTGACTTTCTTAGGTGGCTTCCATCCGCAAACAGAGTCCCTGTGGCTGACGGATATGGCACACCACCACTTGGCGATCGCAGTGATCTTCATCATCGCCGGTCATATGTACCGTACCAACTTTGGTATCGGTCACAGCATCAAAGAAATGCTCAACGCCAAGACCTTCTTTGGCGCAAAGACAGAAGGTCAGTTCAACCTGCCCCACCAAGGATTGTACGACACATACAACAATTCCTTGCACTTCCAGTTGTCCATTCACCTGGCAGCGCTAGGAACAATTACCTCCTTGGTAGCGCAGCACATGTATTCCATTCCTCCTTATGCGTTTATCGCTAAGGACTACACAACTCAAGCAGCGCTGTACACGCACCATCAGTACATTGCTGTCTTCTTAATGCTAGGTGCTTTCGCTCACGCAGCTATCTTCTGGGTACGTGACTACGATCCAGAGCAAAACAAAGGCAACGTGCTCGATCGCGTACTCAAGCACAAAGAAGCCATCATCTCTCACCTGAGCTGGGTATCCCTGTTCTTGGGTTTCCACACCTTAGGTTTGTACGTCCACAATGACGTAGTGGTTGCCTTCGGTACTCCCGAAAAGCAAATTTTGATTGAACCGGTGTTCGCACAGTTCATTCAAGCTTCTCACGGGAAAGTCCTGTACGGTTTAAACACCCTACTGTCCAACCCCGAAAGCGTCGCTTCCACCGCAGGTGCGCCTTGGTTACCCGGTTGGGTTGACGCAATCAACAATGGTACGAACTCATTGTTCTTAACAATTGGACCTGGAGACTTCCTCGTTCACCATGCTTTTGCCCTAGCAATTCACACCACCGTTCTCGTATTGGTGAAAGGTGCTTTGGATGCTCGCGGTTCCAAGCTGATGCCCGATAAGAAGGACTTCGGTTACGCATTCCCTTGCGATGGTCCGGGTCGTGGCGGTACTTGCGACATCTCCGCTTGGGACGCTTTCTACCTAGCAACATTCTGGGCACTCAATACAGTGGGTTGGGTCACCTTCTACTGGCATTGGAAGCACTTAGGAATTTGGCAAGGCAACGTTGCACAATTTAACGAGTCATCCACATACCTGATGGGTTGGTTCCGCGATTACCTCTGGGCAAACTCCGCTCAGTTAATCAACGGCTACAACCCATACGGCATGAACAACCTGTCGGTTTGGGCTTGGATGTTCTTGTTTGGACACTTGATTTGGGCAACAGGTTTCATGTTCCTCATCTCTTGGAGAGGTTACTGGCAAGAGTTGATTGAAACCTTAGTTTGGGCACACGAGCGGACTCCGTTGGCAAACATTGTTCGCTGGAAAGACAAGCCCGTGGCTCTGTCCATCGTTCAAGCTCGCTTGGTAGGTTTGGCACACTTCACTGTAGGTTACGTCTTCACCTACGCCGCATTCTTAATCGCTTCGACTGCAGGTAAGTTCGGTTGA